A genomic region of Alnus glutinosa chromosome 11, dhAlnGlut1.1, whole genome shotgun sequence contains the following coding sequences:
- the LOC133882318 gene encoding coatomer subunit alpha-1 → MLTKFETKSNRVKGLSFHSKRPWILASLHSGVIQLWDYRMGTLIDRFDEHDGPVRGVHFHKSQPLFVSGGDDYKIKVWNYKLHRCLFTLLGHLDYIRTVQFHHEYPWIVSASDDQTIRIWNWQSRTCISVLTGHNHYVMCASFHPKEDLVVSASLDQTVRVWDIGALRKKTVSPADDILRLSQMNTDLFGGVDAVVKYVLEGHDRGVNWAAFHPTLPLIVSGADDRQVKLWRMNDTKAWEVDTLRGHMNNVSCVMFHAKQDIIVSNSEDKSIRVWDVTKRTGVQTFRREHDRFWILASHPEMNLLAAGHDSGMIVFKLERERPAFAVSGDSLFYTKDRFLRFYEFSTQRDTQVIPIRRPGSTSLNQSPRTLSYSPTENAVLVCSDVDGGSYELYSIPKDSIGRGDSMQDAKKGVGGSAVFVARNRFAVVDKSNNQVLVKNLKNEVVKKCALPIAADAVFYAGTGNLLCRAEDRVVIFDLQQRIVLGDLQTPFIKYIVWSNDMESVALLSKHAIIIASKKLVHQCTLHETIRVKSGAWDDNGVFIYTTLNHIKYCLPNGDSGIIRTLDVPIYITKVSGNTIFCLDRDGKNRSIVIDATEYIFKLSLFKKRYDHVMSMIRNSQLCGEAMIAYLQQKGFPDVALHFVKDERTRFNLAIDSGNIQIAVASATAIDEKDYWYRLGVEALRQGNAGIVEYAYQRTKNFERLSFLYLITGNNEKLSKMLKIAEVKNDVMGQFHNALYLGDVRERVKILENVGHLPLAYITASVHGLQDVAESLAAKLGDDVPSLPEGKAASLLMPPAPIMCSGDWPLLRVMKGIFEGGLDNIGRGAADEEDEAVDGDWGEELEMVDVDGLQNGDVNAILEDGEVAEEIEEEGGWDLEDLELPPEADTPKASVNARSSVFVAPTPGMPVNQIWTQRSSLAAEHAAAGNFDTAMRLLSRQLGIKNFAPLRPMFLDLHTGSHSYLRALSSAPVISLAVERGWNESASPNVRGPPALVFNFSQMEEKLKASYKATTAGKFIEALRLFISILHTIPLIVVESRREVDEVKELIIIVKEYVLGLQMELKRREIKDNPVHQQELAAYFTHCNLQMPHLRLALLNAMTVCYKAKNLATAANFARRLLETNPTIENQAKTARQVLQAAERNMTDSAQLNYDFRNPFVICGATYVPIYRGQKDVSCPYCSSRFVPSQEGQLCTVCDLAVVGADASGLLCSPSQIR, encoded by the exons ATGTTGACAAAGTTCGAGACGAAGAGTAATAGAGTAAAGGGGCTGAGTTTCCACAGTAAGAGGCCGTGGATCCTCGCGAGTCTCCACAGCGGCGTGATCCAGCTATGGGACTACCGGATGGGGACTTTGATCGATAGGTTCGACGAGCATGATGGGCCTGTTCGTGGCGTCCATTTCCACAAATCTCAGCCACTATTTGTGTCTGGAG GGGATGATTACAAGATTAAAGTTTGGAACTACAAGTTGCATCGGTGTCTTTTTACTCTTCTTGGACACCTGGATTATATACGTACAGTGCAGTTTCACCATGAGTACCCATGGATCGTGAGTGCCAGTGATGATCAGACTATTCGTATTTGGAATTGGCAGTCACGCACTTGTATATCTGTGTTGACTGGTCACAATCACTATGTTATGTGTGCCTCATTCCACCCCAAAGAAGACCTTGTTGTGTCTGCCTCCCTAGATCAGACTGTTCGTGTTTGGGATATTGGTGCCCTCAGAAAGAAGACAGTTTCCCCTGCAGATGACATCTTGCGGCTGAGTCAGATGAACACTGATCTTTTTGGTGGTGTTGATGCAGTTGTTAAGTATGTCTTGGAAGGTCATGACCGTGGGGTCAACTGGGCTGCATTTCATCCCACCCTACCTCTGATTGTGTCAGGAGCTGATGATCGCCAAGTGAAATTATGGCGGATGAACG ATACGAAGGCATGGGAAGTGGACACATTGAGAGGGCACATGAATAATGTTTCATGTGTTATGTTCCATGCCAAACAGGACATAATTGTATCCAACTCAGAGGACAAAAGTATACGTGTTTGGGATGTAACAAAGAGAACTGGAGTGCAAACTTTCCGTCGGGAGCATGATCGATTCTGGATTCTTGCATCTCATCCTGAGATGAATCTGTTGGCAGCTGGTCATGACAGTGGTATGATTGTTTTCAAGTTGGAGAGAGAACGGCCTGCCTTCGCAGTGAGTGGTGATTCTCTGTTCTATACCAAAGATCGCTTTTTGCGATTCTATGAGTTTTCAACTCAAAGAGACACACAGGTAATTCCCATTCGACGCCCTGGTTCCACTAGCTTGAATCAGAGTCCAAGAACTCTTTCTTACAGTCCAACTGAAAATGCGGTTCTTGTATGCTCGGATGTTGATGGGGGATCTTATGAGTTGTATTCCATACCCAAAGATAGCATTGGTAGGGGTGATAGTATGCAAGATGCAAAGAAAGGTGTTGGAGGATCAGCTGTTTTTGTGGCTCGGAATAGGTTTGCTGTGGTCGACAAGAGCAACAATCAAGTCTTAGTCAAGAATCTGAAAAATGAGGTTGTTAAAAAATGTGCCCTGCCCATAGCTGCGGATGCAGTATTTTATGCTGGAACAGGTAACTTGCTGTGTAGGGCTGAGGATAGAGTGGTTATATTTGATCTCCAGCAGAGAATTGTTCTTGGTGATCTTCAAACCCCTTTTATCAAGTACATTGTTTGGTCAAATGACATGGAGAGTGTTGCTTTACTCAGCAAGCATGCCATTATCATTGCCAGCAAGAAGCTTGTGCACCAGTGCACTCTTCATGAGACAATCCGTGTCAAGAGTGGTGCCTGGGATGATAATGGTGTTTTTATTTACACAActctaaatcacataaaatactGCCTTCCAAATGGAGATAGTGGGATAATCAGAACTCTTGATGTCCCAATATACATTACTAAGGTTTCTGGGAATACTATCTTTTGCTTGGATCGCGATGGAAAAAATAGGTCTATAGTTATTGATGCAACAGAATATATTTTCAAGCTTTCCCTTTTTAAGAAGAGATACGACCATGTTATGAGCATGATAAGGAACTCACAGCTTTGTGGTGAGGCTATGATTGCTTATCTTCAACAGAAGGGTTTTCCCGATGTTGCTCTCCATTTTGTGAAAGATGAGAGAACTAGGTTCAATTTAGCTATAGATAGTGGGAACATCCAAATTGCTGTTGCGTCAGCGACAGCAATTGATGAGAAAGACTACTGGTATAGATTGGGGGTGGAGGCTCTTCGCCAGGGCAATGCAGGTATTGTGGAATATGCCTACCAGAGGACTAAAAATTTTGAGAGGTTGTCTTTTCTTTATCTCATAACTGGTAATAATGAAAAGCTGTCCAAGATGCTGAAAATTGCTGAAGTTAAGAATGATGTCATGGGTCAGTTTCATAACGCTCTTTATCTCGGTGATGTCCGAGAACGTGTTAAGATCTTGGAGAATGTCGGTCACTTGCCCCTTGCTTACATCACAGCTTCAGTCCATGGGTTACAGGATGTTGCTGAAAGTCTAGCAGCTAAGTTGGGAGATGATGTTCCTTCTTTGCCGGAGGGGAAAGCAGCCTCCCTCCTGATGCCCCCAGCCCCTATTATGTGCAGTGGTGATTGGCCACTTCTCAGAGTCATGAAAGGAATATTTGAAGGTGGGCTGGATAATATTGGTAGGGGAGCTGCAGATGAAGAGGATGAGGCTGTTGATGGTGATTGGGGTGAGGAACTGGAAATGGTTGATGTTGATGGCTTGCAGAATGGGGATGTTAATGCAATTTTAGAGGATGGGGAAGTGGCTGAAGAGATCGAGGAAGAGGGAGGATGGGACCTTGAAGATTTGGAGCTCCCCCCTGAAGCAGATACTCCAAAGGCATCTGTCAATGCACGCTCTTCGGTTTTTGTGGCCCCGACTCCTGGCATGCCTGTAAACCAGATTTGGACCCAGAGGTCGTCACTTGCTGCTGAACATGCAGCTGCTGGCAATTTTGATACTGCAATGCGGTTACTGAGCAGACAACTTGGAATAAAAAACTTTGCTCCTTTGAGACCCATGTTTCTTGATCTTCACACTGGCAGTCATTCCTATTTACGTGCATTATCATCTGCTCCAGTGATATCACTTGCTGTTGAACGAGGATGGAATGAGTCTGCTAGTCCAAATGTGAGGGGTCCCCCAGCACTTGTGTTCAATTTCTCTCAGATGGAAGAGAAGCTTAAGGCAAGTTACAAGGCGACAACGGCTGGAAAATTCATTGAGGCTCTTCGGCTTTTTATTAGCATTCTTCATACTATTCCTCTTATTGTTGTTGAGTCGAGGAGGGAAGTTGACGAAGTCAAGGAGTTGATCATTATAGTGAAAGAGTATGTTTTGGGTTTGCAAATGGAGCTTAAGAGGAGGGAAATTAAGGACAATCCAGTACACCAGCAAGAACTCGCAGCCTATTTCACTCACTGCAACCTTCAAATGCCTCACTTAAGGCTTGCCTTGCTTAATGCAATGACTGTTTGCTACAAGGCAAAGAACCTTGCCACAGCTGCTAACTTTGCCCGGCGGCTTCTAGAGACCAACCCCACCATCGAGAACCAAGCAAAGACAGCCAGGCAAGTGCTGCAGGCTGCAGAGAGGAATATGACAGATTCAGCTCAGTTGAACTATGATTTCAGAAACCCATTTGTTATTTGTGGGGCTACATATGTGCCAATTTACCGGGGACAGAAGGATGTCTCTTGCCCGTACTGTAGTTCCCGGTTTGTGCCAAGCCAGGAAGGGCAGCTATGTACTGTTTGTGATCTTGCAGTTGTTGGGGCAGATGCTTCTGGGTTGCTCTGTTCTCCTTCCCAGATACGGTGA
- the LOC133882566 gene encoding uncharacterized protein LOC133882566, giving the protein MAAFSATSAFSPALLCFSSASHSHHNQSSLFQSWRAGVFKLRWLKPFSSTTSMDWKRRRNLIYAASQAAEEAFKKTVEVDRLIDTLRDANPNELQKLVVENVLAFNESFWIRLAARTETCKSEDDKKDYEELATSVMSIVDRLVHKTNEKINSSTDVLKEILKPVVDEVEEVIWPPRDPEVLKLMEKEIKQREQEGQLDEGFLSEVNAQLRQAKEDGDKPGLEAMLQKVLQLYASIVLSKRSYAKKGEEVLKVEQFLEVIIKAPEEEWNKLLINGMTVGKGEISPEEFYAVIKKRIERTLIRTEGGSYQQRVLTEYLKGIQSRAEDIVQLLQGKP; this is encoded by the exons ATGGCGGCGTTCTCTGCCACGTCAGCATTCTCACCGGCCCTTCTTTGCTTCTCTTCGGCTTCTCATTCCCACCATAACCAG AGCTCATTGTTCCAAAGTTGGAGAGCTGGGGTTTTCAAATTGCGGTGGCTTAAGCCGTTTTCTTCGACCACTTCAATGGATTGGAAGAGGAG GAGAAATTTGATCTATGCAGCCAGTCAAGCTGCTGAGGAAGCTTTCAAAAAGACCGTTGAAGTGGACAGGCTGATAGATACACTGAGGGATGCAAATCCAAATGAA CTTCAGAAGCTTGTTGTTGAGAATGTCCTTGCTTTCAATGAGAGTTTTTGGATACGCCTTGCAGCAAGAACTGAGACCTGCAAATCAGAGGATGATAAA AAAGATTACGAGGAATTGGCTACATCTGTAATGAGCATAGTGGATCGCCTCGTCCATAAGACCAAt gaaaaaataaattcttccACTGACGTTCTCAAGGAGATATTAAAACCTGTGGTTGATGAAGTGGAAGAGGTTATTTGGCCTCCTAGAGACCCTGAGGTCCTCAAATTAATGGAGAAA GAGATAAAGCAAAGGGAACAAGAAGGGCAACTAGATGAAGGCTTTCTTTCAGAGgttaatgcgcagctgcggcaA GCAAAAGAAGATGGGGATAAGCCAGGATTGGAGGCTATGTTGCAAAAGGTTTTGCAACTCTATGCTTCCATAGTTCTCTCCAAACGTAGTTATGCAAAGAAAG GAGAGGAAGTTTTGAAGGTTGAGCAGTTTCTTGAAGTCATTATAAAAG CTCCAGAGGAAGAATGGAACAAACTTTTGATCAACGGAATGACAGTTGGCAAAGGGGAAATTTCACCAGAGGAGTTTTATGCTGTCATCAAGAAACGGATTGAGCGTACTTTAATCCGAACA GAAGGAGGTTCTTACCAGCAGCGCGTTCTTACAGAGTATTTAAAAGGCATTCAATCAAGAGCTGAGGATATTGTCCAACTCCTTCAGGGCAAACCATAA
- the LOC133881806 gene encoding uncharacterized protein LOC133881806: MAKNSGVSSASSSSMELLLIEDIDFVQVEEQGLSHWELVNASDADSEKEQEQEQEEEEIEDSIGNEIGSLGSEISLPGYLNDAQIETPRVDIHDYGGDVKYDGGYYGYGYGDGGHGEEQHEEEDEDDDNGDDGSGLDDELVPWDVSDKVGRQRMRKLGKRVFSKMNNSKRSPYLFLRPGCVRGKHGLGLKYKC; this comes from the coding sequence ATGGCGAAGAACTCTGGGGTCTCATCAGCATCATCGTCGTCCATGGAATTACTCTTGATCGAAGACATTGATTTCGTCCAAGTCGAAGAACAGGGCCTTTCCCACTGGGAATTGGTCAACGCCTCTGACGCTGACtcagaaaaagaacaagaacaagaacaagaagaggAGGAAATAGAAGATAGCATCGGAAATGAAATTGGTTCATTGGGCTCCGAGATCTCGTTGCCTGGTTATCTAAACGATGCCCAAATCGAAACCCCTCGTGTAGATATTCACGATTACGGTGGGGATGTGAAATACGATGGCGGGTATTACGGTTATGGTTATGGTGATGGTGGGCATGGGGAGGAACAGCATGAGGAAGAGGATGAGGATGACGATAATGGGGATGATGGGTCTGGCTTGGACGACGAGCTTGTGCCGTGGGATGTGAGCGACAAGGTCGGGAGGCAGAGGATGAGGAAGTTGGGGAAGAGGGTGTTCTCCAAGATGAACAACTCGAAGAGGTCGCCGTACCTGTTTTTGAGGCCTGGTTGCGTGCGTGGCAAGCATGGTCTGGGCTTGAAGTACAAATGCTAG